A stretch of the Argentina anserina chromosome 6, drPotAnse1.1, whole genome shotgun sequence genome encodes the following:
- the LOC126799337 gene encoding cold and drought-regulated protein CORA-like codes for MAFSKTFLLVALAFAVLLISAEVSAHRNLAETTTTTESANTDSFHGHGHGHGGYGHGGYGHGGHGGHGGHGGHGGHGPHTVETETEN; via the exons ATGGCATTCTCAAAGACTTTTCTTCTTGTCGCCCTTGCTTTTGCTGTTCTCCTCATCTCTGCTGAGGTCTCGGCTCACCGTAATCTAGCTGAGACTACCACTACTACTG AAAGCGCCAACACTGATAGTTTCCACGGACATGGTCATGGACACGGCGGCTATGGACACGGCGGCTATGGACACGGCGGCCATGGAGGACATGGAGGACACGGTGGACACGGAGGGCATGGACCTCACACTGTTGAGACTGAAACTGAGAACTAG